The segment ATTCTCCACCCACATAAGTTTTAATTACCTTAATATCCTTTATATTATCTTCCTTAACCTCTAATATATTATCTGATAATACTACAAAATCAGCAAACTTTCCCTCTTCAATACTTCCCTTATTCTTCTCATCTCTACTCATATAAGAAGAGCCTAAAGTTTGACACTTTAAAGCCTCAAAAGCAGAAATTTTTTCTTCTTTATGCCAAGATTTCTGAGGGTTTCCCAATAAATCTTTTCTAGTTACTGCCCCGTATATGCTTTGAATTGGATTAAAAGATTCTATTGGAGCATCTGAGCTAAAACAAAGCATTATGTTATTTTTTAGCATTGAACCCCAGCTATAACTCTCATTAGCAACTTTTTTAGGAATAACTCTGTCAACAAGATTATAATCTGACATAACAAAGGAAGGCTGAACATTTGCTATAACCTTTAGTTTTTCAAATCTCTTTAACATCTCTTTATTTGTAAATTGGCAGTGGACAATTGCATCTCTTAAATCTTTATCTTGGAATTTTTCAAAGGCATCTAATACTAAGTCAGAGGCTCTATCTCCAATACAGTGAACAGCCAAAGGAAGCCTCCACTTATTTGCTTCTTTTTTAGCTCTCCTAGTTCCTCTCTAGAATAAACACTAACTCCCTTATCTAAAGTATCTAAATAAGGCTCCTTCATGGCAGCAGTTCTCCCTCCAAGAGAACCATCTTCATAAAGCTTTACACAAGATATCTTTAAAAAATCACTGTTTAATTCATAATCTCCAACTTCTTTATTAAAAACTTTAGAAATGCATTTAACCCCACTTATTATATCCTCACAGCTTGGAAGCCACAATTGAAGACTCATTCTTATTTTTAGTTCTTCCTCTTTGTCTAATTCCCTATAAGCCTCTAATAAATTTAATAAAGAACCAGCATGACCTACATCCTCTGTTTGAATGGAGGTAAGACCTACTTTTAGAGCATCTTCAAAAGCACTTTTTAATAGGGCTTTTATTTCATCTTTTTTAGGGCTGGAAGTCTATCTAATATAAGATTAATAGCATTTTCTCTTAATATCCCTGTAGGTTTTCCCTTCTCTACATCTATAACTCCATCTTTCATTTCTGGAACATTGTAAAGTAGTCCCAAAAGCTCTAAAGCCTTAGTATTACAAACTCCAATATGTCCACAAATTCTATGAAAAAATATAGGGTTATCCTGGCTAATTTTATCAAGGTCAAACCTATTTGGTAATCTTTTTTCTTTAAATAAATTTTCATTCCAACCTCTTGATGTAACCCACTGGCCCTTTGGAATTTTATTATCCTCTATATACTTTTTAGTCCTGTTTACCATATCTTCTATAGAAGATATACTTCTTATATTAACTTTACTCTTTGTTATAGCGTAATTTAAAAAATGCATATGAGCATCATTAAATCCAGGAACTACTGTTTTTCCCTTTAAGTCAATGACCTTCTCTTTAGGTTCTTTTATTTTTAAAATTTCCTCATTAGTTCCAACTTTATGAAAGACTCCATTTCTAACAGAAAACCCTTGTGATATTTTCCTACCATCTAATGTGATTACCTTACCATTAATAAAAACTGCCATTTTGCTCATTCCCCCAAATTTGTATTTCAGCATAACTTTAGCATATTTATAATGATTTTTATAGAATTTTTGTATTTAAAAGGAACATCTAAAAGATGCTCCTTTTAAATATTATTTCATAGACTTTAATGATTCTATTCTCTCAATTACAGCACTGTACATTTCCTTGTATTTTTCGCCTTTTTGTCTTTCTTCATTTACAACAGCTTCTGGAGCTTTGCTTGTAAATCTCTCATTAGAAAGTTTCTTTTCTACTCTATCTATTTCCTTTTGTAATTTTTCTTTTTCTTTTCCTAATCTTTCAAGCTCTTTTTCTACATCTACTAAATCTAGAAGTGGCATGTAAAGCTCTGCTCCTTTAGTTACTGTAGAAACTGCATTTCCTGCCTCTTCTTTTGATTTTATAAATACAAACTCTGAAGCTGAGGCAAGTTTTTCAAAGTATATTTTTCCTTCTTCAAAAGCCTCTTTTCCCTCTGTAACATAAGCCATTACTTTAGCTTTTTTAGAAGGTGGTACATTCATTTCAGCTCTAACATTTCTTAGAGAAGTTATAGCCTCCATTATGTAGTTCATGTTAGTTTCAGCTTCTTTATCTTCTAATTCTTCACTGAATTCTGGCCACTTAGATATAGTTATAGTTTCAAAGCTATCATCTAAATGAGTATATATTTCTTCAGTTATAAATGGCATTACTGGGTGTAGAAGTTTAATTCCAGTTATTAGTACCTTTTGAAGTACATTAAATGCTACTCCCTTAGCCTTTTCATCATCACCAAAGAATACAGGTTTAACAAGTTCTATATACCAGTCACAGAACTCATTCCACATAAATTCATAAACCTTTTGAGAAGCCATTCCAAGTTCAAATTTATCTACATTATCTGTAACTTCTTTTACTAAAGTATTCATTCTTGAAAGAATCCATCTATCTGCTACAGTGTAATCCTTGCAGTCTTTATATTTTTCCATAAGATCTCTATCAAGGTTCATCATAACAAATCTTGATGCATTCCAGACCTTATTTGCAAAGTTTCTAGCAGACTCAACCTTTTCCTCATAGAATCTTATATCGTTACCTGCTGCATTTCCTGTTATAAGCATAAATCTTAAGGCATCTGCACCATATTTATCTATTATTTCAAGAGGATCTACCCCGTTTCCTAGGGATTTTGACATCTTTCTTCCTTCACTATCCCTAACTATTCCATGCATAAGAACGTGTTCAAAAGGAATCTCTTTCATATTGTGAATTCCTGAGAATATCATTCTAGCAACCCAGAAGAATATAATATCATATCCAGTAACTAAAGTATTAGTTGGATAGAAGTATTTTACATCCTCTGAATCTTCAGGCCAGCCTAAAGTTGAAAATGGCCATAAAGCTGATGAGAACCAAGTATCTAAAACATCTTTATCCTGTTCTAAATTAGTGCTATTACATTTTGTACAATTAGTAGGTGCTTCTTTAGATACAATAACCTCTCCGCAGTCTTTACAGTACCAAACTGGAATTCTATGTCCCCACCATAGCTGTCTTGATATGCACCAATCTTGAATGTTCTCCATCCAGTTGTAATATATCTTCTCAAATCTCTTTGGAACAAATTTTATTTTCTCTTCTTTAACTGCATCTATAGCAGGTTTTGCAAGAGATTCCATTTTTACATACCACTGCTTTGAAAGCATTGGCTCTACAGTAGTTCCACATCTATCATGGCAACCAACATTGTGACTGTGTTCTTTTATCTTTACAAGGTATCCTTGAGCTTTTAAATCCTCTACCATAGCTTTTCTAGCAACATATCTATCCATACCAGAATATTTGCCGTAACCATCTATAATGGTTCCATCTTCCTTTAATATTATAATCTGTGGAAGATTATGTCTTTGACCTACACCAAAGTCATTTGGATCATGAGCTGGTGTAATTTTAACTGCTCCAGTACCAAATTCCATATCTACGTAGTCATCGGCAACTATTGGTATTTCTCTATTTACTAAAGGAAGTATTAAAGTTTTACCTACTAAATCAGCATATCTTTCATCCTTTGGATTTACTGCAACTGCTGTATCTCCAAGTAAAGTTTCTGGTCTTGTAGTTGCAATCTCAAGCCATCTTTCGCTATCTTTTACTGGATATTTTATGTGCCAGAAATTTCCTTCTTGCTCTTCATATTCTATCTCCGCATCTGAAAGAGCTGTTTGACATTTTGGGCACCAGTTAGTTATTCTATTTCCTTTGTATATAAGGCCTTCTTCATATAATTTAACAAAAACCTCTCTAACAGCTTCATCTAACTTGTCATCCATGGTAAATCTCTCTCTTGTAAAATCACAAGAAACACCAAGCTTTTGTATTTGTGTTCTGATTCTGTTTCTATATTTATCAGACCACTCCCAAACTTTTTCAAGGAAAGCTTCTCTTCCCATTTCCTTTTTATTAAAGCCTTTAGATAAAAGATCTTTTTCAACCTTAACCTCTGTTGCAATACTTGCATGGTCTTCTCCAGGCAAATATAGTGCGCTGTAACCTTGCATTCTTTTTACTCTTATTAAAAAGTCCTGCAAAGTATCGTCAAGGGCGTGACCTAAATGAAGTTGCCCTGTTATATTTGGTGGTGGCATCATTATAGTGTAAGGTTTTTTGTTTTCATCCACCTCTGGTGTGAAATAACCTTTTTCTAACCATTTATCGTATAGTCTTTCTTCAAATTCCTTAGGATCATAGGTTTTAGCTATATTTTTGTTTTCTTCCATTATTATCTTCTCCTTTCAAACATTTCAAGCAAATAAAAAAGCACTGACGTCCAAAAAGGACGACAGTGCGTGGTACCACCTTTGTTCTAGTAAATAATAAAATTTTACCCACTAGCTCTCATTAATTTAACGGATATTCCCGGCTCTATTTACTACTACTTCAATAGAGAAACTCCAAAGCTACCTTCAAAGAAATTTGTACAGAAAGCCTCTCAGCCTATGAGCTTTCCTCTCTTAATACTCCTTGTCTTTTACTCCTCTTTTTCTACGTTTTTAAATATTAAATTTAAATATACTTGTAATTTTAATACTATTGCCCTTACATGTCAATAGCCTTAGGAGCATTTTAAATATTTCTAAGGTTCTTAAGGCTTATATCAAGAGATTTAAAAGAATGAGTTAAGGCTCCTAGGGATATATAGTCTACACCAGTTTCAGCTATGCTTTTTATGGTTTTAATATTAACATTGCCAGAAGCTTCTGTTAACGCCCTTCCATCTATAAGCTTAACTGCCTTTTTCATAGAATCCAAATCCATATTGTCAAGCATGATAATATCTGCACCTGCCTCTATTGCCTCCAATACTCCTTCTAGATTCTCCACCTCAACTTCTACTTTTCTTACAAAAGAACAGCTTGATTTAGCCTTTAAAATCGCTTTCTTTATACCGCCTGCTGCACTTATATGATTGTCTTTTATAAGAATACCGTCAGATAAATTAAATCTATGATTAGTCCCACCTGCTATCTTTACAGAATATTTTTCAAGTATTCTTAAATTTGGGGTGGTCTTTCTTGTATCCAAAATTTTAGCCTTAGTGTGACTTACTTCCTTTAAAAATTTTCCTGTCATAGTTGCAATTCCACTCATTCTTTGCATTAAATTTAGGGCAACCCTCTCTCCCTTAAGGATGTTTATAGTGTTCCCTTCTAAAACCCCAATTATGTCTTTATTTTTAACTAAATCTCCATCTTTAAAAAATGCTTTTACCCTTACATCTCCTAGTATAGAAAACACCCTTTCAAAAACTTCAAGGCCCGAAATTATGCCCTCTTCCTTTGCTATTAAATCCGCTTTTGAATTACTTTCCTTAGATATTATAGACTCTGTAGTTATATCTCCATAGGTACAATCCTCAATGAGAGCATTTTCTATTATTTTATCAACAACTAACCAATTCATTTTTCTTATCACCTAGCACTTCCTTAAATTTATTTAAAGCAACTTTTTTATTATCTTCCATAAATTCATAAGCCTCAGTAAGATTCATATGAAAAGCTGAATCCAGTAAATCAATAAAGTCTATATTACTATTTATGTCCTTTGTAGCTCTTCTTGAAAACACCAAAGCTTCTAGAAGTGAATTGCTAGCAAGTCTGTTGGCACCATGAACTCCAGTACAGCTTACTTCTCCTGTAGCATATAAGTTTTTCATAGAAGTTCTTCCAAATTCATCTACATCTATTCCACCCATGAAATAGTGCTGTACTGGGGTTACCGGAATAAACCCTTTTGTTATATCTACGCCTCTTTCTAGGCAGCCTTTATAAATTCCAGGAAATCTATTTACAACAAATTCCTTATCCATAGCTGAAATATCTAAATAAACATAGGGACATTTTGTCTTTTCTTCCTCTTTTAATATAGCCGCTGCCACAACATTTCTTGGAAGCAGCTCATCTATAAATCTCTCTTTATTTTTATTAATTAGCTTTGCTCCCTCTCCCCTTAAGGATTCGGATATTAAGAAATTTCTTCCAACCTTATTTTCTTCATATAATCCTGTAGGATGAAACTGAATGTACTGAAGATTTTTAACTTTAATATTATGTTTTAAAGCTATTGATATTCCATCTCCTGTTATAGTTTTCTGATTAGTAGAATTTTTAAACAAAGCACCTATGCCACCAGTTGCCAAAATAACTACCTTAGCTCTTATATTAAAGCTTTCTTTATCTTTTACACCTATTATTCCAAGGACTTTATTGTCTTTGCTTAAAAGGTCAATCATGCTGCACTCTTCTATGACTTTAATGTTCTTTCTCTTTTTAACTTCAAAGCTTAAAGTTTGAAACACACGCTTTCCTGTGTAGTCCTTATAATGAACAATTCTATTTACCCTATGGGCTCCTTCTCTTGTATAGTCAAAACTCTCACCCTTTTTATCAAAATCTACTCCCATTTTTTCAAGGATATTAATATTTTCTATAGATTCTTTGGCTAAAATTCTAACTGCCTTAACATCATTTTTATACTGTCCTGCCTTTAGGGTATCTTCTACAAAAGCCTCTTCATCAGCTTTG is part of the Haloimpatiens sp. FM7315 genome and harbors:
- a CDS encoding amidohydrolase, translating into MAVHCIGDRASDLVLDAFEKFQDKDLRDAIVHCQFTNKEMLKRFEKLKVIANVQPSFVMSDYNLVDRVIPKKVANESYSWGSMLKNNIMLCFSSDAPIESFNPIQSIYGAVTRKDLLGNPQKSWHKEEKISAFEALKCQTLGSSYMSRDEKNKGSIEEGKFADFVVLSDNILEVKEDNIKDIKVIKTYVGGELMYSI
- a CDS encoding amidohydrolase family protein — its product is MKALLKSAFEDALKVGLTSIQTEDVGHAGSLLNLLEAYRELDKEEELKIRMSLQLWLPSCEDIISGVKCISKVFNKEVGDYELNSDFLKISCVKLYEDGSLGGRTAAMKEPYLDTLDKGVSVYSREELGELKKKQISGGFLWLFTVLEIEPLT
- a CDS encoding amidohydrolase family protein: MAVFINGKVITLDGRKISQGFSVRNGVFHKVGTNEEILKIKEPKEKVIDLKGKTVVPGFNDAHMHFLNYAITKSKVNIRSISSIEDMVNRTKKYIEDNKIPKGQWVTSRGWNENLFKEKRLPNRFDLDKISQDNPIFFHRICGHIGVCNTKALELLGLLYNVPEMKDGVIDVEKGKPTGILRENAINLILDRLPALKKMK
- a CDS encoding valine--tRNA ligase, with protein sequence MEENKNIAKTYDPKEFEERLYDKWLEKGYFTPEVDENKKPYTIMMPPPNITGQLHLGHALDDTLQDFLIRVKRMQGYSALYLPGEDHASIATEVKVEKDLLSKGFNKKEMGREAFLEKVWEWSDKYRNRIRTQIQKLGVSCDFTRERFTMDDKLDEAVREVFVKLYEEGLIYKGNRITNWCPKCQTALSDAEIEYEEQEGNFWHIKYPVKDSERWLEIATTRPETLLGDTAVAVNPKDERYADLVGKTLILPLVNREIPIVADDYVDMEFGTGAVKITPAHDPNDFGVGQRHNLPQIIILKEDGTIIDGYGKYSGMDRYVARKAMVEDLKAQGYLVKIKEHSHNVGCHDRCGTTVEPMLSKQWYVKMESLAKPAIDAVKEEKIKFVPKRFEKIYYNWMENIQDWCISRQLWWGHRIPVWYCKDCGEVIVSKEAPTNCTKCNSTNLEQDKDVLDTWFSSALWPFSTLGWPEDSEDVKYFYPTNTLVTGYDIIFFWVARMIFSGIHNMKEIPFEHVLMHGIVRDSEGRKMSKSLGNGVDPLEIIDKYGADALRFMLITGNAAGNDIRFYEEKVESARNFANKVWNASRFVMMNLDRDLMEKYKDCKDYTVADRWILSRMNTLVKEVTDNVDKFELGMASQKVYEFMWNEFCDWYIELVKPVFFGDDEKAKGVAFNVLQKVLITGIKLLHPVMPFITEEIYTHLDDSFETITISKWPEFSEELEDKEAETNMNYIMEAITSLRNVRAEMNVPPSKKAKVMAYVTEGKEAFEEGKIYFEKLASASEFVFIKSKEEAGNAVSTVTKGAELYMPLLDLVDVEKELERLGKEKEKLQKEIDRVEKKLSNERFTSKAPEAVVNEERQKGEKYKEMYSAVIERIESLKSMK
- the nadC gene encoding carboxylating nicotinate-nucleotide diphosphorylase, with product MNWLVVDKIIENALIEDCTYGDITTESIISKESNSKADLIAKEEGIISGLEVFERVFSILGDVRVKAFFKDGDLVKNKDIIGVLEGNTINILKGERVALNLMQRMSGIATMTGKFLKEVSHTKAKILDTRKTTPNLRILEKYSVKIAGGTNHRFNLSDGILIKDNHISAAGGIKKAILKAKSSCSFVRKVEVEVENLEGVLEAIEAGADIIMLDNMDLDSMKKAVKLIDGRALTEASGNVNIKTIKSIAETGVDYISLGALTHSFKSLDISLKNLRNI
- a CDS encoding L-aspartate oxidase; its protein translation is MDRKFDVLIVGSGVAGLYTALNLREDLKVAIITKTTLDECNTYLAQGGISTALNKADEEAFVEDTLKAGQYKNDVKAVRILAKESIENINILEKMGVDFDKKGESFDYTREGAHRVNRIVHYKDYTGKRVFQTLSFEVKKRKNIKVIEECSMIDLLSKDNKVLGIIGVKDKESFNIRAKVVILATGGIGALFKNSTNQKTITGDGISIALKHNIKVKNLQYIQFHPTGLYEENKVGRNFLISESLRGEGAKLINKNKERFIDELLPRNVVAAAILKEEEKTKCPYVYLDISAMDKEFVVNRFPGIYKGCLERGVDITKGFIPVTPVQHYFMGGIDVDEFGRTSMKNLYATGEVSCTGVHGANRLASNSLLEALVFSRRATKDINSNIDFIDLLDSAFHMNLTEAYEFMEDNKKVALNKFKEVLGDKKNELVSC